A genomic region of Raphanus sativus cultivar WK10039 chromosome 6, ASM80110v3, whole genome shotgun sequence contains the following coding sequences:
- the LOC130495920 gene encoding uncharacterized protein LOC130495920: protein MAPLVEGPASLPRPPSDPPDSSLKVALPSNPPDPPVPPDPPPDTLSFTDFLQLYDLWATATFKFSDPELCLMISYELVSLDLSFSVVVPTVSVAFQYVAFVGTSVVDVCSLTAVCRRCSFTAVCRFTSTFALMAFAMIREHCFEDASV, encoded by the exons ATGGCGCCGCTCGTAGAAGGTCCTGCTTCCCTTCCACGCCCTCCCTCAGATCCACCAGATTCGAGTTTGAAGGTTGCTCTCCCGTCAAATCCTCCGGATCCGCCGGTTCCTCCTGATCCTCCGCCTGATACTCTATCTTTCACGGATTTCCTTCAGTTGTACGATCTATGGGCCACAGCTACCTTTAAGTTCTCAGATCCAGAGCTATGTTTGATGATTTCATATGAACTGGTTTCGTTGGATCTGAGTTTTTCTGTGGTAGTTCCCACTGTGTCGGTTGCATTTCAATATGTGGCCTTTGTTGGCACTTCTGTGGTCGATGTGTGCTCCCTTACTGCAGTATGCAGGCGTTGTTCATTTACTGCAGTATGCAGGTTTACTTCCACCTTTGCTCTAATGGCTTTTGCAATGATAAG GGAGCATTGTTTTGAAGATGCTTCTGTTTGA
- the LOC108812812 gene encoding LOW QUALITY PROTEIN: RNA polymerase II C-terminal domain phosphatase-like 3 (The sequence of the model RefSeq protein was modified relative to this genomic sequence to represent the inferred CDS: inserted 10 bases in 9 codons; deleted 12 bases in 12 codons; substituted 2 bases at 2 genomic stop codons): MSDLVNKYPGYRGYANSGLSNFAWAQAVQNKPLSEGLGREYETRESDKIVIEDSDDEKEEGELEEGEIDLDSTATRVEMDTESLVVVADKVEDDDRVQKERDLETKVKLIRDVLESTSLVQAQIAFEGVCSRLLGALESLRELVSDNDDFPKRDTLMQLSFASLQTINSVFTSMNNMSKELNKDTMSRLLSLVNDNCSRFLSSNQRTEIEAMNQNLRRSAISLNVGASSEENVNRMTQTSNGDSFLAKNLSTEGTRRGAFYARSRLPLLDLHKDHDADSLPSPTRETTPSLPVNGRHMMVRPGFPFGKEGQTTEGAKVHHPYESEALKAVSNYQKKFGVNSTFKTDDLPSPTPSGEPNDSNGGIGGEVSSSVVASTKPGTFMTYGQDVPLPSSFSSRSMPVANTVPSTAXPHPSSIYGTSAPTGATQXVLASDQTVKPSAKSRDPRLRLAKPDXASVTISPXVEPSADLVNQRKQKATSELFIDGPAWKKKKEWNIDAQKVTGIGGWLEDRESSGHQKLESKPRLIETGITSMATSVNADEYCLCDQEVPTTASTEALSSLLKEFVENPTMLQNLPNPAMLLNIFKMGQRQTVPXKAPQKPMDPRRAAQLPGSSVPPVVAPPVSKPASNALAANLHQPGAPKDESVSIRMKPRDPRRILLGCTLQRADSWXRNSPQVNDSSTLLKGKTEVLENTFQLVPRQNISLNGTSNMRMSGEPVRGKTPDISAHFTKKNVTDKPLAITHSVDLKTDKDQEENVSVSAASVTAAAGPTRSMNSWGDVEHLFEGYDDKQRVXYPKERTRRLEEQKKMFGSKKLSLVLDLDHTLLNSAKFHEVETAHEAMLRKKEEQDRDKPYRHLFRFPHMGMWTKLRTGIWNFLEKASKLYELHLNTMGNKLYATEMAKXLDPEGVLFNGRVISKGDDGTXLMRXTKYPRAKDLEGVMGMESSVVIIDDSVRVWPHNKMNLIVVERYTYFPCSRRQFGLLGPSLLEVDFDERPEEGTLASTLAVIERIHKIFFSHTSLDEADVRNXLASEQRKILAGCRIVFSRIFPVGEANPQLHPLWQTAEQFGAVCTTQADEHITHVVTNSLGTDKVNWALSKGKFVVHPGWVEASAFLYQRANESNFAIKP; the protein is encoded by the exons ATGAGTGATTTGGTGAATAAGTATCCAGGGTACCGTGGATACGCGAACTCGGGATTGTCGAATTTCGCATGGGCGCAGGCTGTGCAGAACAAACCGCTGAGTGAAGGTTTGGGGAGGGAGTATGAAACGAGAGAGAGTGATAAGATTGTGATTGAAGACAGTGATGATGAGAAAGAGGAAGGAGAGTTGGAGGAAGGGGAGATTGATTTGGACTCTACTGCTACAAGAGTTGAGATGGATACTGAatctcttgttgttgttgctgataAAGTGGAAGATGATGATAGGGTTCAGAAGGAGAGGGATTTAGAGACCAAAGTGAAACTCATCCGTGATGTGTTGGAGAGTACCTCGTTGGTCCAAGCACAGAT aGCATTTGAAGGAGTGTGTTCCAGACTTTTGGGGGCTTTAGAGTCTTTGAGAGAGCTGGTTTCTGATAATGATGATTTTCCCAAGAGGGATACTTTGATGCAACTTTCATTTGCTTCTCTTCAGACCATTAACTCT GTGTTTACCTCCATGAACAATATGTCTAAGGAGCTTAATAAGGACACTATGTCAAG ATTGCTATCTCTGGTAAATGACAATTGTTCCAGGTTTCTCTCTTCTAACCAGAGAACTGAG ATAGAAGCCATGAATCAAAATTTAAGACGTTCTGCTATTTCACTTAACGTTGGAGCAAGTAGTGAGGAGAATGTTAATCGAATGACTCAGACAAGTAATGGTGATTCGTTTCTTGCAAAAAATCTGTCTACAGAAGGTACGCGTAGGGGAGCCTTCTACGCAAGGAGCAGGCTGCCTCTGCTAGACCTTCATAAGGACCATGATGCAGACAGCCTTCCATCGCCTACAAGGGAAACGACACCAAGTTTACCCGTAAATGGTCGCCATATGATGGTTAGACCAGGTTTCCCCTTTGGTAAAGAGGGCCAAACGACTGAAGGTGCCAAAGTACATCATCCATATGAGAGTGAGGCCCTTAAAGCAGTTTCGAATTACCAGAAAAAGTTTGGCGTTAATTCAACATTTAAAACGGATGACCTTCCAAGCCCAACACCGTCAGGAGAACCTAATGACAGCAATGGAGGCATTGGTGGTGAGGTTTCTAGTTCTGTTGTTGCCAGTACAAAGCCGGGGACTTTCATGACTTATGGGCAAGACGTTCCTCTACCCTCCAGTTTTAGTTCTAGAAGCATGCCTGTTGCAAATACTGTACCTAGCACTG CACCACATCCTTCGTCCATTTATGGTACGTCTGCACCAACTGGTGCAACTC AAGTTCTTGCATCTGATCAGACAGTGAAACCTTCTGCAAAGAGTCGA GATCCAAGACTACGGCTTGCGAAACCTG GTGCCAGCGTAACCATTAGTC AAGTAGAGCCTTCTGCAGACTTGGTGAACCAAAGAAAGCAAAAAGCCACCAGTGAACTTTTT ATTGATGGGCCTGcatggaaaaagaaaaaagagtggAATATAGATGCGCAAAAGGTTACTGGTATTGGTGGCTGGCTAGAAGATAGAGAATCATCAGGGCACCAAAAACTGGAATCCAAGCCCAGGCTGATTGAGACCGGAATAACATCT ATGGCAACAAGTGTTAATGCCGACGAATACTGTCTCTGTGATCAGGAAGTACCGACGACTGCTTCAACTGAAGCACTGTCGTCTCTTTTGAAGGAATTTGTAGAAAATCCTACAATGCTTCAGAATCTGCCAAATCCTGCAATGCTTCTGAATATCTTTAAAATGGGACAAAGGCAAACGGTAC AAAAAGCTCCTCAGAAGCCAATGGATCCAAGAAGAGCAGCACAACTTCCTGGCTCTTCCGTACCACCGGTGGTAGCTCCACCAGTT AGTAAACCTGCATCGAATGCTTTAGCTGCTAAT CTTCACCAGCCAGGAGCGCCTAAGGACGAATCTGTAAGCATTCGCATGAAACCACGTGATCCTCGCCGAATCTTGCTTGGT TGTACTCTTCAAAGAGCAGACTCTTGGTAGAGAAACAGTCCACAAGTGAATGACTCCTCAACTCTC CTGAAGGGTAAGACAGAAGTGTTAGAAAACACCTTCCAGCTTGTTCCACGGCAAAATATTAGCCTGAATGGTACCAGCAACATGAGAATGTCTGGTGAACCTGTCAGAGGAAAGACGCCTGATATTTCAGCTCACTTCACCAAGAAAAATGTTACTGACAAACCATTAGCAATTACACATTCAGTAGACCTTAAGACAGACAAAGATCAGGAGGAGAACGTGTCAGTTTCAGCAGCATCAGTAACGGCTGCAGCAGGTCCTACTCGTTCTATGAACAGTTGGGGAGATGTGGAGCACCTGTTTGAAGGATATGATGACAAGCAGAGAGT CTATCCAAAAGAGAGAACTCGAAGGTTAGAGGAACAGAAGAAAATGTTTGGATCAAAAAAGCTCTCTCTTGTCTTAGAT TTAGACCACACCCTTCTCAACTCAGCTAAG TTTCATGAGGTTGAAACCGCCCATGAGGCGATGTTGAGGAAGAAGGAAGAACAAGATCGTGACAAACCATATAGACATCTTTTTCGTTTCCCCCACATGGGAATGTGGACTAAACTGAGAACGGGGATTTGGAATTTTTTGGAGAAG GCTAGCAAGCTGTACGAGTTACATCTT AACACTATGGGAAACAAACTGTATGCTACAGAGATGGCCA CGCTTGATCCAGAAGGGGTTCTCTTTAATGGGCGAGTCATATCAAAAGGAGATGATGGGA TCTTGATGAGATGAACGAAGTACCCAAGAGCAAAAGATTTAGAAGGAGTTATGGGCATGGAATCGTCTGTTGTGATCATAGACGACTCTGTCCGAGTGTGGCCTCATAAC AAAATGAACTTAATAGTTGTTGAAAG ATATACTTATTTC CCTTGCAGTAGACGGCAGTTTGGGCTTCTTGGTCCTTCTCTTCTTGAGGTAGATTTCGATGAGCGACCTGAGGAAGGCACATTGGCATCTACATTAGCG GTTATTGAGAGAATACATAAAATTTTCTTCTCTCACACTTCACTAGACGAAGCAGATGTGAGGA ATTTAGCTTCCGAGCAACGAAAGATCTTGGCTGGTTGTCGGATTGTGTTTAGTCGGATATTTCCAGTGggtgaagccaacccgcagttGCATCCCTTGTGGCAGACTGCTGAGCAGTTTGGTGCTGTCTGCACAACACAGGCTGATGAACATATTACTCATGTTGTCACAAACTCTCTCGGAACTGACAAG GTGAACTGGGCACTAAGCAAGGGTAAATTTGTTGTTCATCCTGGCTG GGTGGAAGCATCAGCGTTTCTGTACCAA AGAGCAAACGAAAGCAATTTTGCCATCAAACCTTAA
- the LOC108807003 gene encoding serine carboxypeptidase-like 46, which produces MMSHRQCLTTVTALILLHALSLVSSTVMSRADRITSLPGQPKVGFQQYSGYVSIDKKKQRALFYYLAEAETKPISKPLVLWLNGGPGCSSLGVGAFSENGPFRPKGSVLVRNQHSWNHEANMLYLETPVGVGFSYATQSSSYEGVNDKITAKDNLVFLQKWFKRFPQYLNRSLFITGESYAGHYVPQLAQLMVQYNKKHHLFNLKGIALGNPVLEFSTDFNSRAEYFWSHGLISDPTYKMFTSYCNYSRYVSEYYRGEVSSMCSKVMSQVSTETSRFVDKYDVTLDVCIPSVLSQSKVVSPQQVGETVDVCVEDETVNYLNRRDVQKALHARLVGTRKWAVCSNVLDYELLDVEVPTINIVGSLVKAGVPVLVYSGDQDSVIPLTGSRTLVNRLAQQLGLSTTVPYRVWFAGQQVGGWTQVYGNVLAFATVRGAAHEVPFSQPERSLVLFKAFLGGNPLPEEF; this is translated from the exons ATGATGTCTCACCGGCAATGCTTAACAACGGTGACTGCACTAATTCTGCTTCATGCTCTGAGTTTAGTGAGCTCCACTGTTATGTCCCGGGCTGACCGGATCACCAGTTTACCCGGTCAACCCAAGGTAGGGTTTCAGCAGTACTCTGGTTATGTCTCTATAgacaagaagaaacagagagctCTGTTTTACTACTTGGCTGAAGCAGAAACCAAGCCCATCTCTAAGCCTCTCGTCCTTTGGCTCAATGGAG GACCTGGATGTTCATCATTGGGTGTTGGTGCATTCTCTGAGAATGGACCTTTTAGACCAAAGGGATCAGTCTTGGTGAGGAATCAGCATAGTTGGAATCATG AGGCTAATATGTTGTATCTGGAAACACCTGTTGGAGTTGGATTCTCTTATGCAACTCAGAGCTCTTCGTATGAGGGTGTCAACGATAAGATCACTG CAAAAGACAATCTTGTGTTCTTGCAAAAATGGTTCAAAAGATTCCCTCAATACCTCAACAGAAGTCTCTTCATCACTGGTGAAAGCTATGCTG GCCATTATGTTCCTCAGTTGGCTCAGCTTATGGTTCAGTATAACAAGAAGCACCATTTGTTTAACCTCAAAGGCATTGCT CTTGGCAACCCGGTTTTGGAGTTCTCTACCGATTTCAACTCACGGGCAGAATATTTCTGGTCTCATGGGTTGATATCGGATCCAACTTACAAAATGTTTACATCTTATTGTAATTACTCACGGTATGTGAGTGAGTACTATAGAGGAGAAGTCTCAAGTATGTGTTCTAAAGTTATGAGTCAAGTTAGCACCGAAACAAGCAGATTCGTAGATAAATATGACGTTACTCTTGACGTCTGCATTCCCTCTGTGTTATCTCAATCCAAAGTAGTTAGCCCTCAA CAAGTTGGAGAGACGGTGGATGTGTGTGTAGAAGACGAGACGGTTAACTATCTTAACCGGAGAGATGTGCAAAAAGCTCTCCATGCTCGGCTTGTCGGAACTCGCAAATGGGCCGTGTGCAGCAA TGTGCTGGATTACGAACTACTTGATGTGGAAGTACCGACGATAAACATTGTAGGAAGTCTTGTCAAAGCTGGAGTTCCAGTTCTTGTGTACAG TGGAGATCAAGACTCCGTCATTCCGTTAACGGGAAGTAGAACATTGGTGAACAGACTGGCTCAACAGTTGGGACTGAGTACAACCGTGCCTTATCGCGTTTGGTTCGCAGGACAACAG GTTGGTGGGTGGACTCAGGTTTATGGGAACGTATTGGCGTTTGCAACGGTGAGAGGAGCAGCTCACGAGGTACCGTTCTCGCAGCCCGAGAGATCACTTGTGTTGTTCAAGGCCTTCTTGGGTGGTAATCCTCTCCCTGAAGAATTCTGA